From the Bacteroidia bacterium genome, one window contains:
- a CDS encoding T9SS type A sorting domain-containing protein, with the protein MKKIVVLFFLLGITSGTFLIGRNFRENQVPHGTVKSCLTCHVVPGGDRNAFGREIQRNFLTVSGAAGSVKWGPELAQLDSDGDGFTNGQELQDPTGSWTPGQAQPGDRSLVTNPGDPTDFPKTTSVETRVGLAAEYHLGTNYPNPFNPTTRIEFGVPLSGHVRLEIYSVGGALVRTLVNDVMQPGVYSATWNGRNNDGQLAATGLYLYRMSAGTFSAVKRMVMIQ; encoded by the coding sequence ATGAAAAAAATCGTAGTACTCTTTTTTCTTCTGGGTATTACCTCGGGCACCTTTCTTATCGGAAGGAACTTTCGCGAAAATCAGGTCCCACACGGCACCGTGAAATCCTGCCTCACCTGTCACGTCGTGCCCGGAGGGGATCGCAATGCGTTCGGGAGAGAGATCCAGCGGAATTTCCTGACGGTGTCGGGAGCGGCTGGCAGTGTGAAGTGGGGACCAGAACTCGCGCAGCTTGACAGTGACGGGGATGGCTTTACCAACGGACAGGAATTGCAGGATCCGACAGGTTCCTGGACCCCTGGTCAGGCGCAGCCTGGCGACCGCAGTCTCGTGACGAATCCGGGAGATCCCACGGATTTCCCGAAAACAACGTCGGTTGAAACACGTGTTGGTCTTGCTGCGGAATACCATCTCGGAACGAATTATCCCAATCCCTTTAACCCCACCACGAGAATAGAATTCGGTGTCCCCCTATCGGGTCACGTGCGTCTCGAGATATACAGCGTCGGCGGTGCGCTTGTGCGGACGTTGGTCAACGATGTCATGCAACCGGGAGTTTACTCCGCAACATGGAACGGTCGCAACAACGACGGACAGCTCGCAGCTACAGGGTTGTATCTCTATCGCATGTCCGCGGGCACGTTTTCTGCGGTCAAGCGTATGGTCATGATTCAATAG
- a CDS encoding DUF5777 family beta-barrel protein: MNHRALRLFFLLVPLVIGAQGLAQDGSGWKRSEEAEPPPLELFHSTHAVNLPTATTMQQGNFEFEISHRFIPTIKDGSTTLWGFDGPVNIRLALGYAWSDDGVVTLGRSNVQDNLDLTVKHKLLAIRHEVMPLLVAARAGLAWNTDVPGTDTWDTDNAQWFAQLILNTMYDERFALGIVPSYLNNSHLPCPERQYSFTLGVHAQYYITRVLNVLLEWNPTVTGWRSGHNPLSVGVELETGGHFFKVLLSNSTLLNTTQFLAGAGSSFNDGELHIGFNITRLLTF; encoded by the coding sequence ATGAATCACAGAGCGCTACGACTATTTTTCCTTCTTGTTCCTCTGGTCATCGGTGCCCAAGGCCTCGCACAGGATGGTTCCGGCTGGAAGCGCAGCGAGGAAGCGGAACCGCCGCCGCTGGAACTGTTCCATTCCACGCATGCAGTCAATCTGCCCACCGCGACCACCATGCAGCAGGGGAACTTTGAATTCGAGATTTCGCACCGTTTCATCCCGACAATCAAAGACGGCAGTACGACGCTGTGGGGTTTCGACGGACCGGTCAACATTCGTCTCGCGTTGGGGTATGCCTGGAGTGATGACGGTGTTGTGACGCTCGGGCGCAGCAACGTGCAGGACAACCTGGATCTGACCGTGAAGCACAAGCTTCTCGCAATCCGCCACGAGGTGATGCCCCTGCTCGTTGCCGCCCGCGCCGGTCTCGCATGGAATACGGATGTGCCGGGTACGGATACCTGGGATACCGATAACGCGCAATGGTTCGCGCAGTTGATTTTGAATACGATGTATGATGAACGATTTGCGCTCGGCATCGTCCCGTCGTATCTGAATAACAGTCATCTCCCTTGTCCCGAGCGGCAGTACTCTTTTACACTTGGTGTGCACGCCCAATACTATATCACGCGGGTTCTGAACGTCCTTCTGGAATGGAATCCCACGGTGACGGGATGGCGCTCGGGCCACAATCCGCTCTCGGTGGGTGTGGAACTGGAGACCGGTGGACATTTTTTCAAAGTGTTGTTAAGCAACAGCACCCTGCTTAACACGACCCAATTTTTGGCCGGTGCCGGCAGTTCCTTCAATGATGGAGAATTGCATATCGGCTTCAATATCACGCGCTTGCTCACATTTTAG
- a CDS encoding YceI family protein produces MKFLICLMLCSFAASAQIVEYHVDTKAKNVVKFISDAPVEDFEGVTNRIDGYLKHSGSSLNESSELYFEVDLRTLDTGIGLRNRHMREEYLHTDKYPYAKFSGSILSVRDAGSGRTAAVKGTMDIHGVKKTMEVTASLSPTSSGMRAKVSFIVKLTDHNIEVPKFMFLKISEDMQLELDMYLKKVKG; encoded by the coding sequence ATGAAATTCCTGATCTGTCTCATGTTGTGCAGCTTCGCGGCCTCCGCGCAGATCGTCGAGTATCACGTGGACACGAAGGCGAAGAATGTCGTCAAGTTCATCTCCGACGCTCCGGTAGAGGATTTCGAAGGAGTGACAAACAGGATTGATGGATATCTCAAGCATAGCGGAAGCAGTCTGAACGAGAGCAGCGAGCTGTATTTCGAGGTGGATTTGCGAACACTTGATACAGGAATTGGTTTGCGCAACAGGCATATGCGCGAAGAGTATCTTCACACGGACAAATACCCCTATGCGAAATTTTCCGGAAGCATACTCAGCGTACGCGATGCCGGCTCCGGCCGGACAGCGGCGGTGAAAGGCACAATGGATATTCACGGGGTGAAGAAAACCATGGAAGTGACAGCCAGCTTGTCCCCCACATCCAGCGGAATGCGCGCAAAGGTTTCCTTCATCGTCAAGCTCACGGATCATAACATCGAGGTTCCGAAGTTTATGTTCCTGAAAATCAGCGAAGACATGCAACTCGAACTCGATATGTATTTGAAAAAGGTCAAAGGATGA
- a CDS encoding NAD(P)/FAD-dependent oxidoreductase: MDTSKHIDIVILGAGYGGMSCISRLARLFRKDANVRLHLVDRHTYHLLETRLHERAVRKQEITVPLARFLARRPNVTFHLGEVTRIDLEARAVELDYGMSDTTQPEARRIRYDYLVIALGSKTNFYQIPGLQQHAFQLKELEDSERIREHTERMFAMAATETNLNRRKALLRFVIGGGGLTGVELATEMAERFDALCVQYHVDPSEPEMVLIELSDRILPSLDGRQILRSVEAMQAMGIRIITETRVMGMEQRDGTMYVLRDPGTPIATQTMIWTGGIRISDLIRRSGAETGPQGRVIVDEYLRVKDRPEVFAIGDNALAKNPRTGESVPTAAQFALQQGYLTANNVRNSVRNASLVPYKPKVLGEVVSLGKHLAIGWASLPFIPRLRFIGFLGSLLKRAIAEKHVLLLWKERQNWTGHW; this comes from the coding sequence ATGGATACCTCGAAGCACATAGACATTGTGATCCTCGGAGCGGGATATGGCGGGATGAGCTGCATTTCCCGCCTGGCACGACTCTTTCGCAAGGACGCGAACGTTCGCCTGCATCTTGTCGACCGCCACACCTACCATCTGCTGGAGACCCGTTTGCATGAGCGGGCGGTCCGGAAACAGGAGATCACCGTACCACTGGCACGGTTTCTCGCACGTCGGCCGAATGTGACGTTCCATCTGGGCGAAGTGACACGAATCGATCTCGAGGCACGGGCCGTGGAGTTGGACTACGGGATGTCCGACACGACGCAGCCGGAAGCTCGGCGCATTCGCTACGATTATCTTGTCATCGCGCTCGGCAGTAAAACAAATTTTTACCAGATCCCCGGCCTGCAGCAACACGCCTTTCAGCTGAAAGAGCTCGAGGATTCCGAGCGTATTCGTGAGCACACCGAACGCATGTTCGCGATGGCGGCGACGGAGACGAACCTGAACAGACGCAAGGCACTGTTACGATTCGTTATCGGAGGCGGCGGATTGACAGGAGTTGAACTCGCGACGGAAATGGCGGAGCGCTTCGACGCGCTGTGCGTGCAGTATCATGTTGACCCGTCCGAACCGGAAATGGTCCTGATCGAACTTTCCGATCGCATCCTGCCGTCGCTCGACGGGAGGCAAATTCTCCGCTCCGTCGAGGCGATGCAGGCGATGGGCATTCGTATTATCACAGAGACGCGCGTCATGGGAATGGAACAACGCGACGGAACTATGTATGTGCTCCGAGATCCGGGGACTCCCATAGCAACGCAGACGATGATATGGACCGGCGGGATACGCATCTCAGACCTGATTCGACGCAGCGGTGCGGAAACCGGACCGCAAGGTCGCGTGATCGTGGACGAATATCTGCGGGTGAAGGATAGACCGGAGGTGTTCGCCATCGGTGACAACGCTCTCGCAAAAAATCCGCGTACCGGGGAATCTGTGCCGACGGCCGCACAGTTCGCCCTTCAGCAGGGGTATCTGACTGCGAACAATGTCAGGAATTCCGTACGGAATGCATCGCTCGTCCCCTATAAACCAAAGGTGCTCGGAGAAGTTGTCTCGCTCGGCAAGCATCTCGCTATCGGCTGGGCCTCTCTGCCGTTTATCCCCCGGCTCCGTTTCATTGGATTCCTCGGGAGTCTGCTCAAACGGGCCATAGCCGAAAAACATGTATTGCTGCTGTGGAAAGAACGACAGAATTGGACCGGTCACTGGTAG
- a CDS encoding T9SS type A sorting domain-containing protein, whose translation MLRFLTLATLLLLSSSSLIAGPTPQRRQAPKAAKTESSLDLSAQKLSVEIGTLLAVRFVDLVKLTWDTRQEQGNHGFEIERRSGKNAAWTTVGFVPSHGIGAQGTYEFTDRSSFDAATYYRIKQISTNSSATYSGSMVVLPESYSAEFSVLPAVNAPGKLLSFTLPSDQTVKLRVMDVYGKQVGVHFQEMRLSAGHHLVPFTANDYAPGVYLLKLESDNGVLTATMVK comes from the coding sequence ATGCTTCGTTTCCTTACCCTCGCAACGCTCCTTCTCCTCTCTTCCTCATCGCTGATTGCCGGACCGACGCCACAAAGGCGACAGGCACCGAAGGCCGCGAAGACAGAGAGCAGCCTTGACCTCTCCGCGCAGAAATTGTCCGTCGAAATCGGTACACTTCTCGCTGTGCGCTTCGTCGACCTGGTGAAATTGACGTGGGACACACGCCAGGAACAGGGCAATCATGGCTTCGAAATCGAGCGTAGGTCCGGGAAAAATGCCGCGTGGACGACGGTGGGATTTGTTCCGTCACATGGAATAGGCGCACAAGGTACGTACGAATTTACCGACCGCTCGTCTTTCGATGCGGCGACGTATTACCGCATCAAGCAAATATCCACCAACAGCAGCGCCACCTATAGTGGGAGCATGGTGGTGCTTCCCGAAAGCTACTCTGCAGAGTTCAGCGTTCTCCCGGCTGTCAATGCTCCCGGCAAACTGCTCTCCTTCACCCTGCCGTCGGATCAAACGGTGAAGCTGCGTGTCATGGATGTGTATGGCAAGCAGGTAGGTGTTCATTTTCAGGAGATGCGTCTCTCCGCTGGTCATCATCTCGTGCCATTTACCGCAAATGACTACGCACCAGGCGTGTATTTGCTCAAATTGGAAAGCGACAATGGTGTGCTGACGGCCACGATGGTAAAATAA
- a CDS encoding SIS domain-containing protein, whose amino-acid sequence MDPIEASFSEAQDCLTSFIADDVHFPRVRLFASKLAATFQSGCKAMACGNGGSMSDAMHFAEEWSGRYRKERPPMPAIAFSDPGHMSCVANDYGFSEVFARQVLALGREGDLLLLLSTSGNSPNLLRAAEEARSRGVTTVGLLGRDGGALLPLCDIPILVPGATSDRIQELHIKIIHTVIEAVERMLFPDLYT is encoded by the coding sequence ATGGACCCGATAGAAGCATCATTTTCGGAAGCACAGGATTGTTTGACCTCGTTCATTGCGGATGACGTCCATTTCCCGAGAGTTCGTCTTTTCGCGAGCAAACTGGCGGCGACATTTCAGAGCGGCTGCAAAGCGATGGCCTGCGGCAACGGCGGCTCGATGAGCGATGCCATGCATTTCGCGGAGGAATGGAGCGGACGGTATCGGAAGGAGCGTCCCCCCATGCCGGCGATTGCCTTCAGCGATCCCGGACACATGAGCTGCGTGGCGAACGACTATGGTTTTTCGGAGGTGTTCGCCCGCCAGGTTCTGGCGCTCGGTCGCGAAGGTGATCTGTTGCTGTTGTTAAGCACCAGCGGTAATTCCCCGAATCTTCTGCGCGCGGCCGAGGAGGCGCGGAGCCGTGGAGTGACCACCGTCGGATTGCTTGGCAGGGACGGCGGTGCGCTGCTTCCGCTTTGCGATATCCCCATCCTTGTCCCCGGAGCTACAAGCGACCGTATTCAGGAGTTGCATATCAAAATCATCCATACGGTGATCGAAGCGGTGGAGCGCATGCTGTTCCCGGATCTGTATACGTAG
- a CDS encoding fumarate hydratase translates to MEHFRQSMLKLIIQTSTNLPRDVRSAMDRILDKEEPGSRAAMALATIARNIDMACEQEGAICQDTGMPTFKIKTPVGVNQIDMKKAVLWAVEEATRLGKLRPNTVDSVTGKNSGNNIGHGAPVFYWEQWERDDIEVRLILKGGGCENKNIQYSLPTVLEHLGKAGRDLEGVRKCILHAVWQAQGQGCSVGAIGVAIGSDRASGYAYAKEQLFRELDDTNPDPVLAELETYIMDHANTLNIGPMGFGGNSTLIGCKVGSYHRLPASFFISVAYDCWAFRRLGVRIDPATGEITEWMYREADPKRMAVSEGLPLTGKEVVLQAPISEETIRSLKVGDIVLVSGRMYTGRDALHGYLMDHDAPVDMRGGVIYHCGPVMLQDADGVWHVMAAGPTTSIREEPYQAEIIRKFGLRVVIGKGGMGAKTLQAMKEHGAVYLNAIGGAAQYYAETVKRVPGVHFLEEFGVPEALWEFDVENFAAIVTMDAQGNSLHADVEADSATRLAQLELTVLH, encoded by the coding sequence ATGGAGCATTTCCGTCAAAGCATGCTGAAACTGATCATCCAGACGTCCACGAATCTGCCGCGCGACGTGCGGTCTGCGATGGATCGCATTCTGGACAAGGAGGAGCCGGGTAGTCGCGCCGCGATGGCGCTCGCGACCATTGCGCGCAATATTGACATGGCGTGCGAACAGGAAGGTGCGATTTGTCAGGACACCGGCATGCCGACTTTCAAGATCAAGACGCCTGTCGGGGTCAACCAGATCGACATGAAAAAGGCGGTGCTCTGGGCGGTCGAGGAGGCCACACGACTCGGCAAGCTGCGTCCGAATACGGTTGATTCCGTTACGGGCAAGAACAGCGGCAACAATATCGGGCACGGTGCGCCGGTGTTCTACTGGGAGCAATGGGAGCGGGACGACATCGAAGTACGGCTCATTCTCAAGGGCGGCGGTTGTGAGAATAAAAACATACAGTACTCTCTGCCAACGGTGCTTGAGCACCTGGGGAAGGCGGGGAGGGACCTTGAAGGAGTTCGAAAGTGTATTCTGCACGCGGTGTGGCAGGCACAAGGGCAGGGGTGCTCCGTCGGCGCCATCGGTGTCGCCATCGGATCGGACAGGGCCTCCGGATACGCGTATGCCAAGGAGCAGTTGTTCCGCGAGCTCGATGATACCAATCCCGATCCGGTGCTTGCCGAGCTGGAGACATACATCATGGATCACGCGAATACCCTGAACATCGGTCCCATGGGCTTCGGAGGCAACAGCACATTGATCGGCTGTAAAGTCGGAAGCTATCACCGACTCCCCGCGAGCTTCTTTATTTCGGTTGCCTATGATTGCTGGGCTTTCCGCCGTCTCGGCGTCCGTATCGATCCCGCGACGGGAGAGATTACCGAGTGGATGTATCGCGAAGCCGATCCAAAGCGGATGGCCGTTTCCGAGGGGCTGCCGCTGACGGGGAAAGAGGTCGTCCTGCAGGCACCGATTTCCGAGGAAACCATTCGCTCACTGAAGGTGGGTGACATTGTGTTGGTATCCGGGCGCATGTACACCGGCCGTGACGCGCTGCACGGCTATCTGATGGACCATGATGCACCGGTGGACATGCGCGGGGGTGTCATCTATCACTGCGGACCGGTCATGCTTCAGGACGCAGATGGCGTATGGCATGTCATGGCGGCGGGGCCGACGACGAGCATACGGGAGGAACCGTATCAGGCCGAGATCATCAGAAAATTCGGCTTGCGTGTCGTCATCGGAAAGGGCGGCATGGGGGCCAAGACCCTTCAGGCCATGAAAGAGCATGGCGCGGTGTATTTGAATGCTATAGGTGGGGCAGCACAGTACTATGCCGAAACGGTCAAGCGCGTACCCGGCGTACATTTTCTTGAGGAATTCGGCGTACCCGAAGCGTTGTGGGAATTCGACGTCGAGAATTTCGCCGCCATCGTCACGATGGACGCGCAAGGAAACTCTTTGCACGCGGACGTGGAAGCCGACTCGGCGACGCGTCTGGCGCAGCTGGAGCTTACGGTTCTGCACTGA
- a CDS encoding MarR family transcriptional regulator, protein MEVMQDAAVRHRAETLSDLMLKLMWTCQRKQEGIAGDADLSLSEFKCLRAFRHDTELSVGEIATRMSLTSSRLTRIIDGLVRKRYVTRHIDPSDRRIINVRLTKQGEAIGRKVSAECIDVYESALTCLSEEKHATIIGSLLDLSDALDRGNHCDIQQA, encoded by the coding sequence ATGGAAGTCATGCAGGATGCCGCGGTACGTCATAGAGCTGAAACACTTTCCGACCTCATGCTCAAGTTGATGTGGACCTGTCAACGGAAACAGGAAGGCATCGCCGGTGACGCCGATTTATCCCTGTCCGAATTCAAATGCCTCAGGGCCTTCCGCCACGATACGGAACTCTCGGTGGGGGAGATTGCGACACGGATGAGCCTTACCAGCAGCCGTTTGACACGTATCATCGACGGCCTGGTCAGGAAGCGCTACGTCACCCGGCACATCGACCCTTCCGACCGCCGCATCATCAATGTCCGTCTGACGAAACAGGGAGAAGCGATCGGACGCAAGGTGAGCGCCGAATGTATCGACGTCTACGAATCGGCACTGACCTGTCTCTCTGAAGAGAAACATGCGACAATAATCGGCAGCCTCCTCGATCTCTCGGACGCGCTTGATCGCGGCAACCACTGTGACATTCAGCAGGCCTGA